The genomic segment TATAATCTTCTGATTTTTTCTCAGTTCGTATAGTTTGGAGTTCTGTTGACAGAAAGAAATTGAtgcataatttttcttttatccatCAGACATGTTGCGAATGTGGAGAAACCCTTCAGTTATGTCCAATCTGTCGAAGTACGATCGAAACAAGAATAAAGCTCTTTTAAGTAGCATTCTGCCTTAAAACGTCTCattcattgttgttatttttttgttttgttttttattcgtTAATTAAATCTTGCAAATGTTTGGCCAGTTGGTCTCAGATTCAGATGCATGTCCGTTTGTACATTCTCCCAATTCTCATGCGtgcaattttagtttttgtaagGATATCAATAAGAGAGTAGGTCTAGTCCTGCTGGGTGGGTAACCTTTGAAGTCCAGTCCCCATTTTTCATGTGATTGTTCAGTTTCTCCTTCACTGCTGAATCATATTGGATTTTCAATGTAGAGTTTTCTAATTTCTGTGAGATTGCAtctttgcttttttattaaaatccaaAGGCTGGCCCAAAAGCACTCCTCCTTTCTCTTGTAAATAAACCGACGTCGTACTTGTAATGGTGAATGGCAGTGAGGTTGAACCTGAGCCAAGATTTCCGAACAAGATCAAACGGGAAAAACAAGCACTTGAGGCTTTTTATAGTCAATGGAAAACTTGACGCCGAGAGTGGTGACAAATCATATACACGAACACAGCAATAATCCTATGGTAGATGTATGGGCTGTGAAGTAAGGAACTTGGGCACGCACGTTATGGACAAAAAAGGCTAGCAATAATGCATGGCACCGCTCCGTTTTCCAGCAGCTTCTGCTTTTGCATTTATTGTATTCAACTGCTTCTTAAAACCAACAGCTAATTTAAACTCGCAATAAGTGCATCGAAAAATAACTTGCCTTCTAACTTCGTGATTCACGAACTTGACCTTATCGCGGCTATCTTTTGATATCCTTCCCCATATCTGCCACTGAGATATGGCCAAGTGCCCCAAGTTTCCTTACCAAAAACTGAAGCATGAAGGTTTCTGTGATGAATATGAAGAAAGGCAGAGATTCAATATTGTCAAATCAAGAAGGTGGTACGGGTTCGGGAGGGTGCATATAAGAAAGAGGTTTAGGCTCAAGGTTCCAAGCCTGGGGAGATTCTTGAGGAGGAGAGTTAAGCTGGTCTCTGCCGTTAGGCTTTCATGTGCCAAGGTGCTGAAGAGATTGAAGGAAGGTCAGGCTCATTTTGGTGATCTTTTTGCAGGGAACTATCTGATCATGCAGGTCAATCCCACTCCATTGAAGTACTTCGAGAGATcttattataataacaatgtCCTTGACCTTAACAGCTTTCCTCCGGGCTACTGCTCTCTTCCAAGAATTGCTCATTGAGTCAGGTTCTTAGCTTCTATGATCCATTGTAAGGTTGCTTTTAGGTCCTCTGCTTGATGTAATTTTAATCAGTAAAAAGCATGTAATCTGagtttattttctcatttgatGGATCCCTTTTACTTGCAATCTCACTCTTTAATGATGTAATTTTAATCAGTAAAAAGCATGTAATCTGagtttattttctcatttgatGGATCCCTTTTACTTGCAATCTCACTCTTTAATGATAGGAATATCTTTAGACCAgctttctcatcaaaatcttttTGAGCAAAGTTTAAACAAATCACTGCATACATTTAtgagaaaaagtaattagatttTTGCAGCTGACTCTGGGATTTTATCCTAGTTGCAGGCATGAATAGCAATTGATGTCTAATTAAAGACGGAGGTTTAAGGGATATTCATCTTTAGATCTTCAGCGTTTTGCATTAGCCTGCGCCGTATGATGACGACGACGCtgataattgaattaattataacttattcTATAtagtttatcaaaattaattaatttattaatcctCAACTATATATTAGTTcttgtattattaaattcaactaCATAACTTGTTATTCTTTTCTCCTCGCATGACCGTGCTCTGTAACCAGCGTGGCCTTGCACTCAATCCTTTATTACCAATACCTAATTTTCCTCTATAACCGCCGACCGCCGACCGTGtcatattcaattaatttttttttttgttatgtaacTATAAGtggttcaataataaaattttaaaattaaaagtttttttttttatgatttaaggtTTGAGTCTTATGATTACTAATATGATGACTACTGGAAACTTACatagttgttaacttcaggatctTTGGGATTAATCGAtccatgagattagtcgagatatgtGGAAGCTAGTTTAAACACCTTTTTCATCTATTAAATTGAACAATATTATAGATTTTGGTTATTAAACCACTTTCATTCTcccattttcttattcttttttaagtATACATTGCATTTATACTTCATATATATGAACTTTATCTtgtgatgtatttttttcactttcttattGCTATCAACAATCATTAAAATCACATGATCATGTCCATCAGCAAATTGCTTACTATATCTAAACACTGTAATAACTAGCAATAGAATATAGAACTTTAAAAAACGCGAACAGTACACTTTACAGACTCCTAAAAGTAAGTTTATATTTGTCTAGATTTTACTACGCAATAGAGAAATTAACCCTTGGATTTGTACCAACTCAACCCAGATTAATATTAAttcagtctctctctctctctctctctcagtgaACTGTTCTATATTTTCCATTTATCTATAGATGTTGGATAAGGAAAACAAAACGTAAAAAGTAACCTCCAATCATTGGAAGCTGGGAGATTTTACCACGTCTTTAATATTGGAGTTATTAAAATAACCATTGTTCTCGTATACGAGGCTTTAGATACTCTTCGCTTCGGTGATATGGGGGTGGAGATATTGTGGTCTTTTGAAGGTCCAACTGACAAGTCTCTCAGACTGAAAGGTGTTGATTGATTATCCTGGAGTGGCTTTGAACCACTTAACTTGAAAGGGGGCTCTTTCAGTTCTTACAAAGATAAATTACAGAAGCAAAGACAACCCAGGCCCTAATGCCACGGAGCATCACCCCCAGGAAGCCATCTCAAATACGAGAACAATGGTTCACAGGTAATCAGGGATTTTCGTCAAACAAGGTGCATGTAGGGCCAGTGGCCCGTCAAATTTCAGCTTGAGATCCTCTCATGCAGTAGAATTTGCAGTTTGTTTCTGAGCTATGCAATCTTTACTTGTCAGCGGGACCGTCAATATTCTCAAAAGGTTGTTCATCGTAACCAGTCTCAAGCTTCAGACactttttaagagaaaatactTAGCGCAGTCGGGTGAATCCTCAAATTTGAACCGATGGCCGTCCGTCAAATGCGTAGAGTTTCTTTCTACTAGAAACTATAGATATCACGGTCTTGATTTGGACATCAGCTAAAAAATATCTGTCAGTACATAGGTTTAATTAGTCTAATGAACAAATCACACACTCTCACACACATGGATATCtgattttagtttaaatatctGTTTATAGTGTTAAATACACATGAATataccaacaaaatatttttgtaggtATATTTCAATGGCGATGAGAACTCTTTACCTTTCAAGGCGTTGTTTAATTCTTAAGGAGttgataattaatgtttttttaccaATAGAATCATTAACAAAATGAGAATTCCAACGCATTGATAATTAATGCTCATTTAGACTGTGGTACACGTTCCGCAATGGAATCATTGACGGAATGGAAATTCTAAGGGGCTGGTAATTAATGCTTTTGTTGATTGCTAACTGTTTACTCTTTTACTGATGGAATCACTGACCGAATGAAAAGCTGACGGTAATATTTAGAGGGGTTTCTGAATTTTTTCATACGAATTGaaaatttcaacttgatttCACAAACAAAATCACTGACagaaattttaaagattttaatatttaataatctGTTGGGAATTCAGTTGctaaaatctaatataaaagacCATGGACCCAACAGACGgggcttcatcttcttcattcttcttcttttatcctctctcattttctctcttcttcttcattcttttatttttgttcatgaCCTGAGCCGAAATCAAGCATCATCTTCTATTCTCATCATACGGTatgttgcttttctttttttttctccttatttttttattttttaggttttttaacaatcccttttcatttattttgtttttctcttttttttttaattctcggCCGACACTAAGCATGCTATAAATgtaagaatttttcattcatttttcttctttatttgggttttttgttttgcattagttttgttttttggtcattatatttgttcaattttgcGTTGAGTTTTAGTTgttatttaaataactttttctttattttgaataattttagttattttttcaatttggttgttcgatttcaattaaatgtataggactaattttaattattattttaaatttttgttaatttagaattaaatttattaccacttataaaatgagaattttgttcaaaattgaattattctaatttgttggaagaaattgaataaaatcaattggtttgtggtatatttgttatgtatttataggtttataaattttagttaGCCTCCTATATAGGGGAGTTGctgctgaatatttttttaaaataaaaatcatctaattttttttgttaatttgtgtgGATGCCTAGGGGATAATCTATTGTACATGATGAGGACAAGATCATTACTAGTTCTTTTAGCAATGATGTTAACGACCACGAGTCATTAGGTGTTGACCAAAACCAGGCACCTAAGGCACAAACATCGACTCACGACGCAGGGTCGTCGAGCGCGATGTCGCAACGTTGAGAGGGGTTCCCTTCATAGCAAAATTCATTTACCCTCAAGTACGAGGCCCAATGGAAGGATGATCTTTTAATGTAAATTTGATTTGCTTTCACAAcgacatgtttaatatttttttaaaataattttatttaactaatgCAAGTTCAGGTTTACAAATATTGAAGCTGTAAGAACAATAACATTGTCctttaaatcatcgatgaaaattttatagtttcaatggagccaggtttccaaacatccaaAATAGAAACTGTAAGTCGATGCATGATTTTCAAGATTTAAGgttagtattaacttaaatagttttttttttattatgttaatttggttagtttattgaaattactaaaatttttcttttataaatttttactgccaggaaaaatttgaatgggagaGAGTTGATGATAATGTTGCGATGAGGGTTTGAAAGAATCACACTGTCACTAGGTAAGattgaaatcaagataatttttttattccaaatattaatattttattttcaatttactaacaaataatttattggtAACATATAGGTTGAATGATTTTTGGTACGAGGGGtagaagaaagcaaaaaaaaaaaaccaatataagAGAAAGCGAGCTTCTAACCTGAAATGACGTGGCGGTTTGGAAAGATTTCCGACCGCTATATATGTCAGAGGCGTAATAAATGGACTAGATTCAACATGTGACATCTGCGGGTTTCACTTGACGGTCATAGTCCGGTATGGAGAACCAACACCGGCATGTTCACGGTTCAATTACTATGCATACCGGCAGCTTTGTTCCATTCGTTTCACATACAAAGCGGATggtaaaatttttttgttacttccatttttttatttgttattttttataaatatatttatctgacaacatttttattttgca from the Populus nigra chromosome 1, ddPopNigr1.1, whole genome shotgun sequence genome contains:
- the LOC133676662 gene encoding uncharacterized protein LOC133676662, yielding MAKCPKFPYQKLKHEGFCDEYEERQRFNIVKSRRWYGFGRVHIRKRFRLKVPSLGRFLRRRVKLVSAVRLSCAKVLKRLKEGQAHFGDLFAGNYLIMQVNPTPLKYFERSYYNNNVLDLNSFPPGYCSLPRIAH